Genomic DNA from Candidatus Marinimicrobia bacterium CG08_land_8_20_14_0_20_45_22:
AGAAAATCGTCTCTGCGGTCGATCACGCTAATCAATTCGAACCGCTTTATCCGCTTGATTCTACGGTTGAGGAAAAGATTAATCGCGTTTCTCAGGAAATCTACGGGGCGAGCGGCGTCGATTTTTCAACGGAGGCAAAAGTCGATCTGAAGCTGATTGAAAGACTTAATCTAACACAATTACCGGTTTGTATTGCCAAGACGCAGTACAGCCTTTCAGATAATCCTGAACTTCTTGGCAAACCGCAAAATTTTACAATTAAAGTTAGAAATATCGGGATATCGTCAGGCGCCGGCTTTTTGGTTCCGTTTACCGGAGCGATTATGCTCATGCCGGGCTTGCCGAAAACGCCATCCGCCGAGTCGATCGACATCGATGAAAATGGGAAAATCACGGGTTTGTTGTGAGAAAAGGAAATCTTGTGTTAAAGAAAAAAGTAAGCCAGAAAAACTACGACCACCAGCGCCGGCAACATATTGACGATCCGCAGGTGCTTGATTTCCAGTATATTGATCCCGAGTCCGATCAGTAAAATCCCGCCGACCGCCGTTAGTCCGTTGATGATCGGCTGACTAAAAACCGATCCGAGCGCGTGTGCGAAGAGTGTGAGCCCGCCTTGATAAATTAGTAGTGGGATGACGGAAAAAAATACGCCGCTTCCCAGCGCAGAAGCGAGAGCGATGGAACTAAAACCGTCCATCAGCGATTTTGCCAAAAGCAGGTTAGGTTTTCCACCGAACCCTTCTTCAAATGCGCCAAGAATCGTCATCGA
This window encodes:
- a CDS encoding DUF554 domain-containing protein → MLGTWINIVAVLVGSSIGLFLHSKLPQKIVTIVFQAIGLFTLGLGFIMASKTSSFLIVVFSLVIGAILGELLNLESGIDRLSERLKIKLGSANDRFAEGLVTAFLLFCMGSMTILGAFEEGFGGKPNLLLAKSLMDGFSSIALASALGSGVFFSVIPLLIYQGGLTLFAHALGSVFSQPIINGLTAVGGILLIGLGINILEIKHLRIVNMLPALVVVVFLAYFFL